Proteins encoded in a region of the Acidiferrobacteraceae bacterium genome:
- a CDS encoding lipid A deacylase LpxR family protein: MSRKFRFFQVLLILNLAATARAVADLPQAIDQQNLNLAATRTGGAPASNYLENASTPEPYKSGWEFVLDNDAFSLLRRDSDYTGGFMLSLSGHRAAEYPYSIDPWLSRLDQWTGLDSLKDVPGARQTHNIVFGLASYTPKNIQLATPIYNERPYASVLFMANSQQTVIPEQEVAHQTTLTLGVLGLKVAKDLQDAIHSALGQNGASGWDNQISSGGELTARYTVSAQRAYMTKYNNPERDIDVVRTMDASIGYKTDFGAGLAFRIGRIRSTWWSYNRSQPDYLNMVSPVLRSGSKPRDEFFLWGGINARVQLYNALLQGQFRDSAVTFSWEQQNHFLLSGWLGLNRQYRNGLRVAFVIRANTPELNTATEHTDLWGSFIVGRSF; encoded by the coding sequence ATGTCACGGAAATTTCGCTTTTTCCAAGTCCTTTTGATCCTCAATCTGGCCGCCACGGCGCGGGCTGTGGCGGATCTCCCCCAGGCGATCGACCAGCAGAACCTGAATCTCGCCGCCACAAGGACGGGCGGTGCGCCCGCATCGAACTACCTCGAAAATGCGTCCACTCCGGAACCCTACAAAAGCGGCTGGGAATTCGTCCTCGACAACGATGCCTTCTCCCTGCTACGCCGGGATTCGGACTACACGGGCGGGTTCATGCTCAGCCTGTCCGGCCATCGCGCGGCCGAGTATCCCTATTCGATCGATCCCTGGCTTAGCCGGCTGGACCAATGGACCGGTCTCGATAGCCTGAAGGATGTCCCCGGTGCGCGCCAGACACACAACATTGTTTTTGGCCTCGCTTCCTACACGCCAAAAAACATCCAGCTTGCGACACCAATTTACAATGAGCGTCCCTATGCGAGCGTGCTGTTCATGGCCAACAGCCAGCAGACGGTCATTCCAGAACAGGAAGTTGCCCATCAGACCACGCTGACGCTTGGGGTCCTGGGTCTGAAGGTAGCCAAGGACTTGCAGGATGCTATCCACAGCGCACTCGGCCAAAATGGCGCCTCCGGATGGGACAACCAGATCTCGAGTGGCGGCGAACTCACTGCTCGCTACACGGTCTCCGCGCAGCGCGCCTACATGACAAAATATAATAATCCGGAGCGCGACATCGATGTTGTCCGTACCATGGACGCGAGCATCGGCTATAAGACCGATTTTGGAGCGGGACTGGCGTTTCGCATCGGACGCATCCGTTCCACGTGGTGGTCATACAATCGAAGTCAGCCGGACTATCTCAATATGGTATCGCCCGTATTGCGGAGCGGATCGAAACCCCGCGATGAGTTCTTTCTTTGGGGGGGTATCAACGCCCGGGTGCAGTTATACAACGCATTGTTGCAGGGGCAGTTCCGCGACAGTGCCGTGACCTTTTCCTGGGAACAACAAAATCACTTCCTGTTGAGCGGGTGGCTTGGACTCAATCGGCAG